A window of the Echeneis naucrates chromosome 3, fEcheNa1.1, whole genome shotgun sequence genome harbors these coding sequences:
- the sinhcafl gene encoding SIN3-HDAC complex associated factor, like isoform X2, producing MFGFHKSKIYRSNDGCCICKTKSSSSRFTDSSRYEETFRLCFGLSEDRVGDICNACVLLVKRWKKLPHGSKKNWNHVVDARAGPGFKVTKPKKIKNSDGKKKSKLKKLHKLKRQNSDAHSTTSSVSPAQSPSYSNQSDDGSDIESKQRRSAPSIFSFLDRSYWKRQKVCCGIVYKGRFGEVIIDPRLFKPCCSSKKQKTLASTQVATHLPDTLPPQLPEDTQETW from the exons ATGTTTGGATTTCACAAGTCAAAGATCTATCGGAGTAACGACGGCTGCTGCATCTGCAAGACCAAGTCCTCCAGTTCGCGCTTCACAGACAGCAGCCGCTATGAGGAGACGTTCAGACTCTGTTTCGG GCTATCGGAGGATCGTGTCGGTGACATTTGCAACGCCTGCGTGTTGCTGGTGAAGAGATGGAAGAAGCTTCCTCATGGCTCCAAGAAGAACTGGAATCAT GTGGTGGATGCCAGAGCTGGACCAGGTTTTAAGGTGACAAAACCTAAGAAGATTAAGAACAGTGatgggaagaagaaaagcaagcTAAAGAAGCTTCACAAATTAAAGAGACAAA ACTCTGATGCCCACAGCACAACATCCAGTGTGTCCCCTGCCCAGTCTCCCAGTTACAGCAACCAGTCAGATGATGGCTCAGATATTGAGTCCAAACAAAGGCGCTCAGCTCCCTCTATCTTCTCTTTTTTGGATCGTTCTTACTGGAAAAG GCAAAAGGTATGCTGTGGGATTGTCTACAAGGGACGTTTTGGAGAAGTCATCATTGATCCTCGTCTTTTCAAGCCCTGCTGCAGTTCCAAAAAGCAGAAGACACTGGCGTCCACACAAGTGGCCACACACCTTCCAGACACACTTCCTCCACAACTTCCAGAAGACACTCAAGAAACCTGGTGA
- the sinhcafl gene encoding SIN3-HDAC complex associated factor, like isoform X1: protein MFGFHKSKIYRSNDGCCICKTKSSSSRFTDSSRYEETFRLCFGLSEDRVGDICNACVLLVKRWKKLPHGSKKNWNHVVDARAGPGFKVTKPKKIKNSDGKKKSKLKKLHKLKRQTDSDAHSTTSSVSPAQSPSYSNQSDDGSDIESKQRRSAPSIFSFLDRSYWKRQKVCCGIVYKGRFGEVIIDPRLFKPCCSSKKQKTLASTQVATHLPDTLPPQLPEDTQETW, encoded by the exons ATGTTTGGATTTCACAAGTCAAAGATCTATCGGAGTAACGACGGCTGCTGCATCTGCAAGACCAAGTCCTCCAGTTCGCGCTTCACAGACAGCAGCCGCTATGAGGAGACGTTCAGACTCTGTTTCGG GCTATCGGAGGATCGTGTCGGTGACATTTGCAACGCCTGCGTGTTGCTGGTGAAGAGATGGAAGAAGCTTCCTCATGGCTCCAAGAAGAACTGGAATCAT GTGGTGGATGCCAGAGCTGGACCAGGTTTTAAGGTGACAAAACCTAAGAAGATTAAGAACAGTGatgggaagaagaaaagcaagcTAAAGAAGCTTCACAAATTAAAGAGACAAA CAGACTCTGATGCCCACAGCACAACATCCAGTGTGTCCCCTGCCCAGTCTCCCAGTTACAGCAACCAGTCAGATGATGGCTCAGATATTGAGTCCAAACAAAGGCGCTCAGCTCCCTCTATCTTCTCTTTTTTGGATCGTTCTTACTGGAAAAG GCAAAAGGTATGCTGTGGGATTGTCTACAAGGGACGTTTTGGAGAAGTCATCATTGATCCTCGTCTTTTCAAGCCCTGCTGCAGTTCCAAAAAGCAGAAGACACTGGCGTCCACACAAGTGGCCACACACCTTCCAGACACACTTCCTCCACAACTTCCAGAAGACACTCAAGAAACCTGGTGA
- the scube2 gene encoding signal peptide, CUB and EGF-like domain-containing protein 2 isoform X1, whose amino-acid sequence MGAIRDFCLFLLLLNSRQSAALPEIRADPCAEGSDGCHIDAICQTTQGSYKCTCKAGFKGDGKHCEDTDECDLEYNGGCVHECNNIPGNYRCTCYDGFNLAHDGHNCLDVDECKLNNGGCQHTCVNTMGSYECRCKEGFFLSDNQHTCIHRSVEGLNCMNKEHSCAHICKETSKGGVACKCRPGFELARNQRGCILTCNHGNGGCQHTCEDTESGPICRCHIRYTLQPDKRSCVERDEATTEPSDHNATSFTEVDKRVKRRLLMETCAVNNGGCDCTCKDTSTGVRCSCPIGFTLQPDGKTCKDIDECELHNGGCDHFCRNTIGSFECNCRKGFKLLTDERSCQDIDECFFERTCDHTCVNSPGGFQCLCNKGYTMYGLAHCGDINECSMNNGGCEQGCENTMGGYECFCHPGYKLHWNKKDCIEAEGLPSTNPPSKPTLNCSKQEGGDRCFLTCQSQVHISSGTEDSYTVTCGMPLPCLADAQKNNSGLHCLGPEMASVPRIKTTATFKSGTAKCNLKRCQETLKESLNSARSDSRSLFTENVQFSYVSLHCTSSGQRMRSRHGRKAGEEDGSLITAEFELDVNLEEVTAESCDLNCARRRSEKRLRKTIRTLRKSINREQFHLHFAGSDYELSKNQDQPAELTGHCVGGQVLVGRKCVSCSVGTYYNGDQGRCVLCPAGTYQDEEGQMSCEVCPGPEGREVSKVVGARNMSECGGQCSPGQYSHDGFLPCLPCPLGTYQPEVGRTSCFPCGGNLVTKRSGAFTFQECETKVQCSPGHYYNTSTHRCIRCPMGTYQGEFGQNYCVSCPGNTTTDFDGSTNIMQCKNRQCGGELGDFTGYIESPNYPGNYPANVECTWTINPPPKRRILIVVPEIYLPIEDECGDYLVMRKSSLSNSVTTYETCQTYERPIAFTSRSKRLWIQFRSNEGNSGKGFQVPYVTYDEDYQELIEDIVRDGRLYASENHQDILKDKKLMKALFDVLAHPQNFFNYTAQESREMFPKSFIRFLRSKVLRFLRP is encoded by the exons ATGGGAGCTATTCGggacttttgtttgtttttgctcttgttAAATAGTCGCCAAAGCGCAGCACTTCCAGAGATTCGAG CAGATCCATGTGCAGAGGGGAGTGATGGCTGTCACATTGATGCTATTTGTCAGACTACTCAAGGCTCATACAAGTGCACGTGTAAAGCAGGTTTTAAAGGAGATGGAAAACACTGTGAAG ACACAGATGAGTGCGACTTGGAGTACAATGGTGGCTGTGTACATGAGTGCAACAATATACCAGGCAATTACCGCTGCACTTGTTATGATGGATTCAATTTGGCACACGATGGACATAACTGCCTGG ATGTGGATGAGTGCAAGTTAAACAATGGTGGATGCCAACACACTTGTGTCAACACCATGGGCAGCTACGAGTGCCGCTGCAAAGAGGGATTCTTCCTCAGCGACAACCAGCACACCTGCATCCACCGCTCCGTGG AGGGCCTCAACTGTATGAATAAGGAGCACAGCTGCGCCCACATCTGCAAAGAGACGTCCAAAGGAGGCGTGGCCTGCAAGTGTCGTCCAGGGTTTGAGCTGGCCAGGAACCAGAGAGGCTGCATCT TAAcctgtaaccatggcaacggAGGCTGCCAACACACCTGCGAGGACACGGAGAGCGGTCCAATATGCAGGTGTCACATCAGATACACCCTGCAGCCTGACAAGAGGTCATGTGTAG agcGAGATGAAGCCACCACCGAGCCCTCAGACCACAACGCCACATCCTTCACTGAGGTGGACAAACGGGTCAAACGAAGACTGTTAATGG aaacctgTGCAGTGAACAACGGAGGATGTGACTGCACCTGTAAGGACACATCGACTGGCGTGCGCTGCAGCTGCCCAATTGGCTTCACACTGCAGCCGGatggaaaaacatgcaaag ATATTGATGAGTGTGAGCTTCACAACGGCGGTTGCGATCACTTCTGTAGGAACACGATCGGCAGCTTTGAGTGCAACTGCAGAAAAGGCTTCAAGCTGTTGACAGATGAACGTTCATGTCAAG ATATAGATGAGTGTTTTTTTGAGCGGACATGTGATCACACGTGTGTGAACTCCCCTGGTGGTTTTCAATGTCTGTGCAACAAAGGCTACACCATGTATGGACTGGCCCACTGCGGAG ATATAAATGAATGCAGTATGAACAACGGCGGTTGTGAGCAAGGCTGTGAGAACACCATGGGTGGATATGAGTGCTTTTGTCATCCTGGCTATAAGCTGCACTGGAACAAAAAGGACTGCATTG AGGCTGAGGGTTTACCATCTACAAACCCCCCCTCTAAACCCACCTTGAACTGTAGTAAGCAGGAGGGAGGGGACCGCTGCTTCCTGACATGCCAGTCTCAAGTTCACATCAGCAGTG GGACGGAGGATTCCTACACGGTGACCTGTGGAATGCCACTGCCCTGCTTGGCTGACGCACAAAAGAACAACAGTGGCTTACATTGCTTAG GTCCAGAAATGGCCAGTGTTCCACGTATTAAGACCACAGCCACTTTTAAGTCAGGCACTGCAAAGTGCAACTTAAAACGATGTCAGGAGACACTCAAGGAGAGCTTAAACTCAGCTCGCTCAG ATAGCAGGTCCCTCTTCACTGAAAATGTCCAGTTCAGCTATGTGAGCCTGCACTGCACCTCGTCTGGACAGCGAATGCGTAGCCGCCATGGCAGGAAGGCTGGCGAGGAGGATGGCTCCTTGATCACAGCTGAGTTTGAGCTGGATGTGAACCTAGAGGAGGTAACAG CAGAGAGCTGTGACCTGAACTGTGCGCGACGGCGCTCTGAAAAGCGGCTCCGAAAGACCATCAGGACGCTGAGGAAGTCCATCAATCGGGAGCAGTTCCACCTCCACTTTGCCGGGTCAGACTACGAACTATCCAAGAATCAGGACCAGCCGGCAGAGCTGACAGGACACTGTGTGGGAGGACAGGTGCTGGTGGGGAGGAAATGTG TAAGCTGCAGTGTGGGGACTTACTACAACGGAGACCAGGGAAGGTGTGTGCTGTGTCCAGCTGGGACGTATCAGGATGAGGAGGGGCAGATGTCTTGTGAGGTCTGTCCCGGACCTGAAGGAAGAGAAGTCTCCAAGGTGGTTGGAGCTCGAAACATGTCAGAGTGTGGAG gtcagTGTTCACCAGGTCAGTACTCTCATGACGGCTTCCTGCCCTGCCTGCCATGTCCGCTGGGAACTTACCAGCCAGAGGTCGGCCGCACATCATGCTTCCCTTGTGGAGGGAACCTGGTCACCAAGCGCAGCGGTGCTTTTACATTTCAGGAGTGTGAGACTAAAG TCCAGTGCTCTCCAGGACATTACTACAACACCAGCACACACCGCTGCATCCGCTGTCCCATGGGCACATATCAGGGGGAGTTTGGCCAGAACTACTGTGTGTCCTGCCCTGGAAATACcaccactgactttgatggcTCAACTAACATCATGCAGTGCAAAA ATCGCCAGTGTGGAGGAGAGCTGGGAGATTTTACTGGTTACATAGAGTCCCCTAACTACCCAGGCAACTATCCTGCCAATGTCGAATGCACTTGGACCATCAACCCACCACCCAAACGCCGCATCCTTATTGTTGTCCCAGAAATCTACCTGCCAATTGAGGATGAGTGTGGAGACTATTTAGTCATGAGAAAAAGCT CTCTGTCTAACTCTGTAACAACCTACGAAACTTGTCAGACATATGAACGTCCTATCGCTTTCACCTCCCGCTCAAAGAGGCTTTGGATACAGTTCAGGTCCAATGAGGGAAACAGTGGGAAAGGTTTCCAGGTGCCATATGTGACATATGATG AGGACTACCAGGAATTAATAGAGGACATAGTCAGAGATGGGAGATTATATGCCTCAGAGAATCACCAGGACATCCTGaag gaCAAGAAGCTCATGAAGGCACTGTTTGATGTGTTGGCTCATCCACAGAACTTTTTCAACTATACAGCTCAAGAGTCAAGAGAAATGTTTCCTAAATCCTTCATACGCTTCCTGCGTTCCAAAGTTCTGAGATTCCTTCGCCCTTAA
- the scube2 gene encoding signal peptide, CUB and EGF-like domain-containing protein 2 isoform X3, whose amino-acid sequence MGAIRDFCLFLLLLNSRQSAALPEIRADPCAEGSDGCHIDAICQTTQGSYKCTCKAGFKGDGKHCEDTDECDLEYNGGCVHECNNIPGNYRCTCYDGFNLAHDGHNCLDVDECKLNNGGCQHTCVNTMGSYECRCKEGFFLSDNQHTCIHRSVEGLNCMNKEHSCAHICKETSKGGVACKCRPGFELARNQRGCILTCNHGNGGCQHTCEDTESGPICRCHIRYTLQPDKRSCVERDEATTEPSDHNATSFTEVDKRVKRRLLMETCAVNNGGCDCTCKDTSTGVRCSCPIGFTLQPDGKTCKDIDECELHNGGCDHFCRNTIGSFECNCRKGFKLLTDERSCQDIDECFFERTCDHTCVNSPGGFQCLCNKGYTMYGLAHCGDINECSMNNGGCEQGCENTMGGYECFCHPGYKLHWNKKDCIEAEGLPSTNPPSKPTLNCSKQEGGDRCFLTCQSQVHISSGTEDSYTVTCGMPLPCLADAQKNNSGLHCLGPEMASVPRIKTTATFKSGTAKCNLKRCQETLKESLNSARSDSRSLFTENVQFSYVSLHCTSSGQRMRSRHGRKAGEEDGSLITAEFELDVNLEEVTESCDLNCARRRSEKRLRKTIRTLRKSINREQFHLHFAGSDYELSKNQDQPAELTGHCVGGQVLVGRKCVSCSVGTYYNGDQGRCVLCPAGTYQDEEGQMSCEVCPGPEGREVSKVVGARNMSECGGQCSPGQYSHDGFLPCLPCPLGTYQPEVGRTSCFPCGGNLVTKRSGAFTFQECETKVQCSPGHYYNTSTHRCIRCPMGTYQGEFGQNYCVSCPGNTTTDFDGSTNIMQCKNRQCGGELGDFTGYIESPNYPGNYPANVECTWTINPPPKRRILIVVPEIYLPIEDECGDYLVMRKSSLSNSVTTYETCQTYERPIAFTSRSKRLWIQFRSNEGNSGKGFQVPYVTYDEDYQELIEDIVRDGRLYASENHQDILKDKKLMKALFDVLAHPQNFFNYTAQESREMFPKSFIRFLRSKVLRFLRP is encoded by the exons ATGGGAGCTATTCGggacttttgtttgtttttgctcttgttAAATAGTCGCCAAAGCGCAGCACTTCCAGAGATTCGAG CAGATCCATGTGCAGAGGGGAGTGATGGCTGTCACATTGATGCTATTTGTCAGACTACTCAAGGCTCATACAAGTGCACGTGTAAAGCAGGTTTTAAAGGAGATGGAAAACACTGTGAAG ACACAGATGAGTGCGACTTGGAGTACAATGGTGGCTGTGTACATGAGTGCAACAATATACCAGGCAATTACCGCTGCACTTGTTATGATGGATTCAATTTGGCACACGATGGACATAACTGCCTGG ATGTGGATGAGTGCAAGTTAAACAATGGTGGATGCCAACACACTTGTGTCAACACCATGGGCAGCTACGAGTGCCGCTGCAAAGAGGGATTCTTCCTCAGCGACAACCAGCACACCTGCATCCACCGCTCCGTGG AGGGCCTCAACTGTATGAATAAGGAGCACAGCTGCGCCCACATCTGCAAAGAGACGTCCAAAGGAGGCGTGGCCTGCAAGTGTCGTCCAGGGTTTGAGCTGGCCAGGAACCAGAGAGGCTGCATCT TAAcctgtaaccatggcaacggAGGCTGCCAACACACCTGCGAGGACACGGAGAGCGGTCCAATATGCAGGTGTCACATCAGATACACCCTGCAGCCTGACAAGAGGTCATGTGTAG agcGAGATGAAGCCACCACCGAGCCCTCAGACCACAACGCCACATCCTTCACTGAGGTGGACAAACGGGTCAAACGAAGACTGTTAATGG aaacctgTGCAGTGAACAACGGAGGATGTGACTGCACCTGTAAGGACACATCGACTGGCGTGCGCTGCAGCTGCCCAATTGGCTTCACACTGCAGCCGGatggaaaaacatgcaaag ATATTGATGAGTGTGAGCTTCACAACGGCGGTTGCGATCACTTCTGTAGGAACACGATCGGCAGCTTTGAGTGCAACTGCAGAAAAGGCTTCAAGCTGTTGACAGATGAACGTTCATGTCAAG ATATAGATGAGTGTTTTTTTGAGCGGACATGTGATCACACGTGTGTGAACTCCCCTGGTGGTTTTCAATGTCTGTGCAACAAAGGCTACACCATGTATGGACTGGCCCACTGCGGAG ATATAAATGAATGCAGTATGAACAACGGCGGTTGTGAGCAAGGCTGTGAGAACACCATGGGTGGATATGAGTGCTTTTGTCATCCTGGCTATAAGCTGCACTGGAACAAAAAGGACTGCATTG AGGCTGAGGGTTTACCATCTACAAACCCCCCCTCTAAACCCACCTTGAACTGTAGTAAGCAGGAGGGAGGGGACCGCTGCTTCCTGACATGCCAGTCTCAAGTTCACATCAGCAGTG GGACGGAGGATTCCTACACGGTGACCTGTGGAATGCCACTGCCCTGCTTGGCTGACGCACAAAAGAACAACAGTGGCTTACATTGCTTAG GTCCAGAAATGGCCAGTGTTCCACGTATTAAGACCACAGCCACTTTTAAGTCAGGCACTGCAAAGTGCAACTTAAAACGATGTCAGGAGACACTCAAGGAGAGCTTAAACTCAGCTCGCTCAG ATAGCAGGTCCCTCTTCACTGAAAATGTCCAGTTCAGCTATGTGAGCCTGCACTGCACCTCGTCTGGACAGCGAATGCGTAGCCGCCATGGCAGGAAGGCTGGCGAGGAGGATGGCTCCTTGATCACAGCTGAGTTTGAGCTGGATGTGAACCTAGAGGAGGTAACAG AGAGCTGTGACCTGAACTGTGCGCGACGGCGCTCTGAAAAGCGGCTCCGAAAGACCATCAGGACGCTGAGGAAGTCCATCAATCGGGAGCAGTTCCACCTCCACTTTGCCGGGTCAGACTACGAACTATCCAAGAATCAGGACCAGCCGGCAGAGCTGACAGGACACTGTGTGGGAGGACAGGTGCTGGTGGGGAGGAAATGTG TAAGCTGCAGTGTGGGGACTTACTACAACGGAGACCAGGGAAGGTGTGTGCTGTGTCCAGCTGGGACGTATCAGGATGAGGAGGGGCAGATGTCTTGTGAGGTCTGTCCCGGACCTGAAGGAAGAGAAGTCTCCAAGGTGGTTGGAGCTCGAAACATGTCAGAGTGTGGAG gtcagTGTTCACCAGGTCAGTACTCTCATGACGGCTTCCTGCCCTGCCTGCCATGTCCGCTGGGAACTTACCAGCCAGAGGTCGGCCGCACATCATGCTTCCCTTGTGGAGGGAACCTGGTCACCAAGCGCAGCGGTGCTTTTACATTTCAGGAGTGTGAGACTAAAG TCCAGTGCTCTCCAGGACATTACTACAACACCAGCACACACCGCTGCATCCGCTGTCCCATGGGCACATATCAGGGGGAGTTTGGCCAGAACTACTGTGTGTCCTGCCCTGGAAATACcaccactgactttgatggcTCAACTAACATCATGCAGTGCAAAA ATCGCCAGTGTGGAGGAGAGCTGGGAGATTTTACTGGTTACATAGAGTCCCCTAACTACCCAGGCAACTATCCTGCCAATGTCGAATGCACTTGGACCATCAACCCACCACCCAAACGCCGCATCCTTATTGTTGTCCCAGAAATCTACCTGCCAATTGAGGATGAGTGTGGAGACTATTTAGTCATGAGAAAAAGCT CTCTGTCTAACTCTGTAACAACCTACGAAACTTGTCAGACATATGAACGTCCTATCGCTTTCACCTCCCGCTCAAAGAGGCTTTGGATACAGTTCAGGTCCAATGAGGGAAACAGTGGGAAAGGTTTCCAGGTGCCATATGTGACATATGATG AGGACTACCAGGAATTAATAGAGGACATAGTCAGAGATGGGAGATTATATGCCTCAGAGAATCACCAGGACATCCTGaag gaCAAGAAGCTCATGAAGGCACTGTTTGATGTGTTGGCTCATCCACAGAACTTTTTCAACTATACAGCTCAAGAGTCAAGAGAAATGTTTCCTAAATCCTTCATACGCTTCCTGCGTTCCAAAGTTCTGAGATTCCTTCGCCCTTAA
- the scube2 gene encoding signal peptide, CUB and EGF-like domain-containing protein 2 isoform X2, whose product MGAIRDFCLFLLLLNSRQSAALPEIRDPCAEGSDGCHIDAICQTTQGSYKCTCKAGFKGDGKHCEDTDECDLEYNGGCVHECNNIPGNYRCTCYDGFNLAHDGHNCLDVDECKLNNGGCQHTCVNTMGSYECRCKEGFFLSDNQHTCIHRSVEGLNCMNKEHSCAHICKETSKGGVACKCRPGFELARNQRGCILTCNHGNGGCQHTCEDTESGPICRCHIRYTLQPDKRSCVERDEATTEPSDHNATSFTEVDKRVKRRLLMETCAVNNGGCDCTCKDTSTGVRCSCPIGFTLQPDGKTCKDIDECELHNGGCDHFCRNTIGSFECNCRKGFKLLTDERSCQDIDECFFERTCDHTCVNSPGGFQCLCNKGYTMYGLAHCGDINECSMNNGGCEQGCENTMGGYECFCHPGYKLHWNKKDCIEAEGLPSTNPPSKPTLNCSKQEGGDRCFLTCQSQVHISSGTEDSYTVTCGMPLPCLADAQKNNSGLHCLGPEMASVPRIKTTATFKSGTAKCNLKRCQETLKESLNSARSDSRSLFTENVQFSYVSLHCTSSGQRMRSRHGRKAGEEDGSLITAEFELDVNLEEVTAESCDLNCARRRSEKRLRKTIRTLRKSINREQFHLHFAGSDYELSKNQDQPAELTGHCVGGQVLVGRKCVSCSVGTYYNGDQGRCVLCPAGTYQDEEGQMSCEVCPGPEGREVSKVVGARNMSECGGQCSPGQYSHDGFLPCLPCPLGTYQPEVGRTSCFPCGGNLVTKRSGAFTFQECETKVQCSPGHYYNTSTHRCIRCPMGTYQGEFGQNYCVSCPGNTTTDFDGSTNIMQCKNRQCGGELGDFTGYIESPNYPGNYPANVECTWTINPPPKRRILIVVPEIYLPIEDECGDYLVMRKSSLSNSVTTYETCQTYERPIAFTSRSKRLWIQFRSNEGNSGKGFQVPYVTYDEDYQELIEDIVRDGRLYASENHQDILKDKKLMKALFDVLAHPQNFFNYTAQESREMFPKSFIRFLRSKVLRFLRP is encoded by the exons ATGGGAGCTATTCGggacttttgtttgtttttgctcttgttAAATAGTCGCCAAAGCGCAGCACTTCCAGAGATTCGAG ATCCATGTGCAGAGGGGAGTGATGGCTGTCACATTGATGCTATTTGTCAGACTACTCAAGGCTCATACAAGTGCACGTGTAAAGCAGGTTTTAAAGGAGATGGAAAACACTGTGAAG ACACAGATGAGTGCGACTTGGAGTACAATGGTGGCTGTGTACATGAGTGCAACAATATACCAGGCAATTACCGCTGCACTTGTTATGATGGATTCAATTTGGCACACGATGGACATAACTGCCTGG ATGTGGATGAGTGCAAGTTAAACAATGGTGGATGCCAACACACTTGTGTCAACACCATGGGCAGCTACGAGTGCCGCTGCAAAGAGGGATTCTTCCTCAGCGACAACCAGCACACCTGCATCCACCGCTCCGTGG AGGGCCTCAACTGTATGAATAAGGAGCACAGCTGCGCCCACATCTGCAAAGAGACGTCCAAAGGAGGCGTGGCCTGCAAGTGTCGTCCAGGGTTTGAGCTGGCCAGGAACCAGAGAGGCTGCATCT TAAcctgtaaccatggcaacggAGGCTGCCAACACACCTGCGAGGACACGGAGAGCGGTCCAATATGCAGGTGTCACATCAGATACACCCTGCAGCCTGACAAGAGGTCATGTGTAG agcGAGATGAAGCCACCACCGAGCCCTCAGACCACAACGCCACATCCTTCACTGAGGTGGACAAACGGGTCAAACGAAGACTGTTAATGG aaacctgTGCAGTGAACAACGGAGGATGTGACTGCACCTGTAAGGACACATCGACTGGCGTGCGCTGCAGCTGCCCAATTGGCTTCACACTGCAGCCGGatggaaaaacatgcaaag ATATTGATGAGTGTGAGCTTCACAACGGCGGTTGCGATCACTTCTGTAGGAACACGATCGGCAGCTTTGAGTGCAACTGCAGAAAAGGCTTCAAGCTGTTGACAGATGAACGTTCATGTCAAG ATATAGATGAGTGTTTTTTTGAGCGGACATGTGATCACACGTGTGTGAACTCCCCTGGTGGTTTTCAATGTCTGTGCAACAAAGGCTACACCATGTATGGACTGGCCCACTGCGGAG ATATAAATGAATGCAGTATGAACAACGGCGGTTGTGAGCAAGGCTGTGAGAACACCATGGGTGGATATGAGTGCTTTTGTCATCCTGGCTATAAGCTGCACTGGAACAAAAAGGACTGCATTG AGGCTGAGGGTTTACCATCTACAAACCCCCCCTCTAAACCCACCTTGAACTGTAGTAAGCAGGAGGGAGGGGACCGCTGCTTCCTGACATGCCAGTCTCAAGTTCACATCAGCAGTG GGACGGAGGATTCCTACACGGTGACCTGTGGAATGCCACTGCCCTGCTTGGCTGACGCACAAAAGAACAACAGTGGCTTACATTGCTTAG GTCCAGAAATGGCCAGTGTTCCACGTATTAAGACCACAGCCACTTTTAAGTCAGGCACTGCAAAGTGCAACTTAAAACGATGTCAGGAGACACTCAAGGAGAGCTTAAACTCAGCTCGCTCAG ATAGCAGGTCCCTCTTCACTGAAAATGTCCAGTTCAGCTATGTGAGCCTGCACTGCACCTCGTCTGGACAGCGAATGCGTAGCCGCCATGGCAGGAAGGCTGGCGAGGAGGATGGCTCCTTGATCACAGCTGAGTTTGAGCTGGATGTGAACCTAGAGGAGGTAACAG CAGAGAGCTGTGACCTGAACTGTGCGCGACGGCGCTCTGAAAAGCGGCTCCGAAAGACCATCAGGACGCTGAGGAAGTCCATCAATCGGGAGCAGTTCCACCTCCACTTTGCCGGGTCAGACTACGAACTATCCAAGAATCAGGACCAGCCGGCAGAGCTGACAGGACACTGTGTGGGAGGACAGGTGCTGGTGGGGAGGAAATGTG TAAGCTGCAGTGTGGGGACTTACTACAACGGAGACCAGGGAAGGTGTGTGCTGTGTCCAGCTGGGACGTATCAGGATGAGGAGGGGCAGATGTCTTGTGAGGTCTGTCCCGGACCTGAAGGAAGAGAAGTCTCCAAGGTGGTTGGAGCTCGAAACATGTCAGAGTGTGGAG gtcagTGTTCACCAGGTCAGTACTCTCATGACGGCTTCCTGCCCTGCCTGCCATGTCCGCTGGGAACTTACCAGCCAGAGGTCGGCCGCACATCATGCTTCCCTTGTGGAGGGAACCTGGTCACCAAGCGCAGCGGTGCTTTTACATTTCAGGAGTGTGAGACTAAAG TCCAGTGCTCTCCAGGACATTACTACAACACCAGCACACACCGCTGCATCCGCTGTCCCATGGGCACATATCAGGGGGAGTTTGGCCAGAACTACTGTGTGTCCTGCCCTGGAAATACcaccactgactttgatggcTCAACTAACATCATGCAGTGCAAAA ATCGCCAGTGTGGAGGAGAGCTGGGAGATTTTACTGGTTACATAGAGTCCCCTAACTACCCAGGCAACTATCCTGCCAATGTCGAATGCACTTGGACCATCAACCCACCACCCAAACGCCGCATCCTTATTGTTGTCCCAGAAATCTACCTGCCAATTGAGGATGAGTGTGGAGACTATTTAGTCATGAGAAAAAGCT CTCTGTCTAACTCTGTAACAACCTACGAAACTTGTCAGACATATGAACGTCCTATCGCTTTCACCTCCCGCTCAAAGAGGCTTTGGATACAGTTCAGGTCCAATGAGGGAAACAGTGGGAAAGGTTTCCAGGTGCCATATGTGACATATGATG AGGACTACCAGGAATTAATAGAGGACATAGTCAGAGATGGGAGATTATATGCCTCAGAGAATCACCAGGACATCCTGaag gaCAAGAAGCTCATGAAGGCACTGTTTGATGTGTTGGCTCATCCACAGAACTTTTTCAACTATACAGCTCAAGAGTCAAGAGAAATGTTTCCTAAATCCTTCATACGCTTCCTGCGTTCCAAAGTTCTGAGATTCCTTCGCCCTTAA